Proteins co-encoded in one Kribbella solani genomic window:
- the pdxY gene encoding pyridoxal kinase PdxY — protein sequence MKILSIQSAVAYGHVGNSAAVFPLQRIGVEVLPVYTVNFSNHTGYGAWRGPMISPDDVREVLLGIEDRGVLSQIDVVLSGYQGGEGIADVILETVQRVKAANPAAVYSCDPVMGNAKSGCFVAPAIPVLLRDRVVPAADLITPNQFELGFLTNTEPDTLESTLESVKLVRATGPRTVLVTSVERPDREEGTIEMLAVDDSGAWLVQTPYIPMKANGSGDVTAALFTAHYRRTGDLAEALARTTSSVFDLLTRTHESGERELQLVESQEAYAHPRMQFTPRQVA from the coding sequence GTGAAGATCCTTTCGATTCAGTCCGCGGTCGCGTACGGGCATGTGGGGAACTCGGCGGCCGTCTTTCCGCTGCAGCGCATCGGCGTGGAGGTCCTGCCGGTGTACACGGTGAACTTCTCGAACCACACCGGGTACGGGGCGTGGCGCGGGCCGATGATCAGCCCGGACGACGTACGCGAGGTGCTGCTCGGGATCGAGGACCGTGGCGTGCTCTCGCAGATCGACGTGGTGCTGTCCGGTTATCAGGGCGGTGAGGGGATCGCGGACGTGATTCTCGAGACCGTGCAGCGGGTGAAGGCGGCGAATCCGGCTGCGGTGTACTCGTGCGACCCGGTGATGGGCAACGCGAAGTCCGGCTGCTTCGTCGCGCCGGCGATCCCGGTACTGCTGCGCGATCGGGTCGTACCGGCCGCCGACCTGATCACGCCCAACCAGTTCGAGCTGGGCTTCCTCACCAACACCGAGCCGGACACACTCGAGTCCACGCTGGAGTCGGTGAAGCTGGTCCGCGCGACCGGGCCGCGTACGGTGCTGGTGACCAGCGTCGAGCGCCCCGACCGCGAGGAGGGGACGATCGAGATGCTGGCGGTCGACGACAGCGGCGCGTGGCTGGTGCAGACGCCGTACATCCCGATGAAGGCGAACGGCTCCGGCGACGTGACGGCGGCGCTCTTCACGGCGCACTACCGGCGTACGGGCGATCTCGCCGAGGCACTCGCCCGGACGACGTCGAGCGTGTTCGATCTGCTCACGCGTACCCACGAGTCGGGGGAGCGCGAGTTGCAGCTGGTCGAGTCGCAGGAGGCGTACGCGCACCCGCGGATGCAGTTCACGCCGCGCCAGGTCGCCTAG
- a CDS encoding C39 family peptidase, producing the protein MTPTTKFKAALGGLALIAAAAVPLTAAAGAAPAAGIAPPAISAEAIATSKPVPKLGYSTQASKTLAIDFQYQQTSYWCGPAATRIALSARISPPSQQQLANELPTTTNGTDWIGQVTRVLNNHVGTGWYETKEMTNDPPTQAQRDLLWRDIVLDIDNNYPIVANIVAPANNHPPGYPNYTIYHYFTVIGYDASDQTVLIADPAGFAPTATYWLTFNQLATLIPPKGYAA; encoded by the coding sequence ATGACCCCCACGACGAAATTCAAGGCCGCCCTCGGCGGTCTCGCCCTGATCGCCGCAGCTGCCGTCCCCCTCACGGCCGCCGCCGGCGCCGCCCCCGCCGCCGGCATCGCCCCGCCGGCCATCTCGGCCGAGGCGATCGCGACGTCCAAGCCGGTGCCCAAGCTCGGGTACTCGACGCAGGCGTCCAAGACCCTCGCCATCGACTTCCAGTACCAGCAGACCAGCTACTGGTGTGGCCCGGCCGCGACCCGGATCGCCTTGTCGGCAAGGATCTCGCCGCCGAGTCAGCAGCAATTGGCGAACGAACTGCCGACCACCACGAACGGCACCGACTGGATCGGCCAGGTGACCCGGGTGCTGAACAACCACGTCGGCACCGGCTGGTACGAGACGAAGGAGATGACCAACGACCCGCCCACCCAGGCGCAGCGTGACCTGCTCTGGCGCGACATCGTCCTCGACATCGACAACAACTATCCGATCGTCGCGAACATCGTTGCCCCGGCCAACAACCACCCGCCGGGCTACCCGAACTACACGATCTACCACTACTTCACGGTGATCGGGTACGACGCGAGCGACCAGACCGTACTGATCGCGGACCCGGCCGGCTTCGCGCCGACCGCTACGTACTGGCTGACCTTCAACCAGTTGGCCACGCTGATTCCACCGAAGGGCTACGCGGCCTGA
- a CDS encoding GNAT family N-acetyltransferase, with the protein MTTAPDGRSLIGDVVRLDRLQDADIEELYAAIARPEVYAGGFGGGPAALPASAEAMRTAWIPAAAKRFAYVVRLVSDGPLGAAGTVVGTSSLADVDVLNERAHLGFTGYTPAVWGTAVNPATKLLLLTHAFEVCGFGRIKIQTGTKNTRSQAAIAKLGATREGVLRRHLRQADGSFRDTVAFSILADEWPGVRKRLEDRISR; encoded by the coding sequence ATGACGACGGCTCCGGACGGACGCTCGCTGATCGGCGACGTGGTACGGCTGGATCGCCTGCAGGATGCCGATATCGAGGAGTTGTACGCGGCGATCGCCCGCCCGGAGGTGTACGCGGGTGGGTTCGGCGGTGGTCCCGCCGCGCTGCCCGCGAGCGCGGAGGCGATGCGTACGGCGTGGATCCCGGCCGCGGCGAAACGGTTCGCGTACGTGGTCCGCCTGGTGTCCGACGGACCGCTCGGTGCGGCCGGAACAGTGGTCGGTACGTCGAGCCTCGCCGATGTGGACGTACTGAACGAGCGAGCCCACCTCGGCTTCACCGGCTACACGCCCGCGGTGTGGGGTACGGCGGTGAATCCCGCGACCAAGCTCCTCCTTCTCACGCATGCCTTCGAGGTCTGCGGCTTCGGCCGAATCAAGATCCAGACGGGTACGAAGAACACGCGCTCCCAGGCCGCGATCGCGAAACTCGGGGCGACGCGGGAGGGCGTACTGCGCCGGCACCTGCGGCAGGCGGACGGATCGTTCCGCGACACGGTGGCGTTCTCGATCCTCGCCGATGAGTGGCCGGGCGTACGAAAGCGGCTCGAGGACCGAATCAGCCGGTGA
- a CDS encoding FAD-dependent monooxygenase, with translation METTQVVIAGAGPTGLMLTAELRLAGIDVVLLDALPARSGESRAGGVHARTMELFDQRGLLDRMIERGRPIQAGHFAGIKLDCSDFPTRFPYTLAIVQAEIERELDAHAATLGVPVRWGSPVRGIRPDADGIEVQVGDSAGSRIRCEYLVGCDGGRSTVRKLAGISFDGTESTMQGMLADVELADPPAGPVFSVRRGPGDYSALNFQPGWYRLLVQRHDRVIDRAAEPTFEDFRESFREVAGTDFGMHSPRWVSQYGDAARQADRYRVGRVLLAGDAAHIHYPAGGQGLNTGVQDAVNLGWKLAAVVRGEAPALLLDTYESERHPVAARVLQNTRAQTALARPGAHSDALRETFTGLVEIDEVRQRLGLMITGLDIRYELAGDHPLIGRRVPDAELSTTRVHQLLVSGKPILLSLNGSEPPAIATGWTERLDCVAADAVTRQWTIPGAGDIRVPATVLIRPDGHVAWATDVQTDTGLEVALTTWLGPAAVPGPAELSAACRTSRG, from the coding sequence ATGGAAACCACCCAGGTAGTGATCGCCGGCGCCGGGCCGACCGGGCTGATGCTGACCGCCGAGCTGCGGCTGGCCGGGATCGACGTCGTACTCCTGGACGCGCTGCCGGCACGCAGCGGCGAGTCCCGGGCCGGCGGCGTGCACGCGCGGACGATGGAGCTGTTCGATCAGCGCGGTCTGCTGGACCGGATGATCGAGCGCGGGCGGCCGATCCAGGCCGGCCACTTCGCCGGGATCAAGCTCGACTGCAGCGACTTCCCGACCCGCTTCCCGTACACGCTGGCGATCGTGCAGGCGGAGATCGAGCGTGAACTCGACGCGCACGCGGCCACCCTCGGCGTACCCGTGCGCTGGGGTTCGCCGGTGCGTGGCATCCGGCCGGACGCGGACGGCATCGAGGTGCAGGTCGGTGACTCGGCCGGCAGCCGGATTCGGTGCGAGTACCTGGTTGGCTGCGACGGCGGCCGCAGCACCGTGCGCAAGCTGGCCGGCATCTCGTTCGACGGGACCGAGTCGACCATGCAGGGGATGCTGGCGGACGTGGAGCTGGCCGACCCGCCCGCGGGACCGGTGTTCTCCGTGCGTCGCGGACCGGGCGACTACTCGGCGCTGAACTTCCAGCCCGGCTGGTACCGATTGCTCGTGCAACGGCATGACCGGGTCATCGACCGCGCGGCCGAGCCGACGTTCGAGGACTTCCGGGAGTCGTTCCGAGAGGTCGCGGGCACTGACTTCGGGATGCACAGCCCGCGCTGGGTCTCCCAGTACGGCGACGCTGCCCGCCAGGCCGACCGCTACCGGGTTGGGCGCGTACTGCTCGCCGGAGACGCGGCGCACATCCACTACCCGGCCGGTGGTCAAGGACTCAACACCGGCGTACAGGACGCGGTGAACCTCGGCTGGAAGCTCGCGGCGGTGGTCCGGGGCGAAGCACCTGCCCTGCTGCTCGATACCTATGAGAGCGAGCGGCACCCAGTCGCTGCGCGCGTGCTACAGAACACCCGGGCACAGACCGCGCTCGCCCGTCCCGGCGCGCACAGTGACGCGCTGCGCGAGACCTTCACCGGCCTGGTGGAGATCGACGAAGTCCGCCAGCGGCTCGGGCTGATGATCACCGGGCTCGACATCAGGTACGAACTGGCGGGCGATCATCCGCTGATCGGCCGGCGGGTTCCGGACGCGGAGCTGTCGACGACGCGCGTACATCAGCTGCTCGTCTCGGGGAAGCCGATTCTGCTGTCCCTGAACGGATCTGAGCCGCCCGCGATCGCTACCGGCTGGACCGAGCGACTGGATTGCGTGGCCGCTGACGCCGTCACCCGGCAGTGGACAATTCCCGGCGCCGGCGACATCCGCGTACCCGCCACGGTCCTGATCCGTCCGGACGGGCACGTCGCCTGGGCAACGGACGTACAGACGGATACAGGACTCGAGGTGGCGCTCACCACTTGGCTCGGACCGGCTGCTGTGCCCGGGCCGGCTGAGCTCAGCGCAGCGTGCCGAACGAGTCGCGGATGA
- a CDS encoding LLM class flavin-dependent oxidoreductase gives MRPVPLSVLDRSRTRTGETEAETLRATVELARQVEELGYQRFWVSEHHSVPGVVGSAPTVLAAAVAARTEKIRVGTGGVMLPNHQPLVVAEQFGVLESLYPGRIDMGLGRSVGFTNGVRRALGVEKDAADDFATQVRSLLGYLTGDADNQVHARPGEGLRIPPFILAVGEGAAIAASLGLPVVLAARSDSAALVSQYREAFQPSAWAAEPYVILAVTAAVADSTEAARQLLLPEAWASAYSRTRGVFPPLQPSVPDDMTAREREFFDNALRGQIYGTPDEVDDALGELVDRTGADEILITTNTYDRAALLASYAALAKLTG, from the coding sequence ATGCGCCCTGTCCCACTGTCAGTTCTGGACCGTTCCCGGACCCGCACCGGCGAGACGGAGGCGGAGACGCTGCGGGCGACCGTGGAGCTCGCGCGGCAGGTGGAAGAGCTTGGCTACCAGCGGTTCTGGGTGTCGGAGCATCACAGCGTTCCTGGGGTGGTCGGCTCGGCGCCGACCGTGCTGGCAGCGGCTGTTGCCGCGCGCACCGAGAAGATCCGTGTCGGTACCGGCGGGGTGATGCTGCCGAATCACCAACCGCTCGTCGTCGCGGAGCAGTTCGGCGTCCTGGAATCGCTGTATCCCGGCCGCATCGACATGGGTCTCGGACGGTCGGTCGGCTTCACGAACGGCGTCCGCCGGGCGCTCGGAGTCGAGAAGGACGCGGCTGACGACTTCGCCACGCAGGTCCGCTCGCTGCTCGGCTATCTGACCGGTGATGCCGACAACCAGGTCCACGCCCGGCCGGGTGAAGGGCTGCGCATCCCGCCGTTCATCCTCGCGGTCGGCGAAGGGGCCGCGATCGCCGCGTCGCTGGGTCTGCCGGTCGTGCTCGCCGCGCGTTCCGATTCCGCGGCGCTGGTGTCGCAGTATCGAGAGGCCTTCCAGCCATCCGCGTGGGCGGCGGAGCCGTACGTCATCCTCGCCGTCACGGCTGCGGTGGCCGATTCGACCGAAGCGGCGCGGCAACTGTTGCTGCCCGAGGCCTGGGCGAGCGCGTACTCGCGGACCCGCGGCGTATTTCCACCACTCCAGCCATCGGTCCCGGACGACATGACAGCCCGCGAACGGGAATTCTTCGACAATGCCCTGCGCGGACAGATCTACGGCACGCCCGACGAGGTCGACGACGCGCTGGGCGAGCTCGTCGACCGTACCGGAGCGGACGAAATCCTGATCACCACCAACACGTACGATCGCGCCGCGCTGCTGGCGTCGTACGCGGCGCTGGCGAAGCTCACCGGCTGA
- a CDS encoding LOG family protein has product MTLPSIPHVDIESLEHFDRLLAAGAGTMAGWRVQSVDLTGRTAELLALKPTGSVFLGCALEEKADTWVREGGGLVFPTIPALPFDAYRGRLYDADELYAGLEQGYHATPDAQIYAWSRQHDEKGDTSRTLAAALHDHAIADALNELPDDKPWVGVMGGHGVPRDSAGYRAAVLLGRTLARRGRVVVTGGGPGAMEAANLGASLASYDDAAVESALAELAAVPSFRPSIGAWAGAGLSVRSRFPGDGGVSVPTWFYGHEPPNVFASAIAKYFSNALREDVLLGRARGGIIYLPGAAGTVQEVFQAVTPNYYGDAATQIPLVLVNVNHWTVELPVWPLLQSLATDRPMQASVRLVDSIDEAAELVS; this is encoded by the coding sequence GTGACGTTGCCGAGCATCCCGCATGTGGACATCGAGTCCTTGGAGCACTTCGACCGGCTGCTGGCGGCGGGAGCCGGCACGATGGCCGGGTGGCGGGTGCAGTCGGTCGATCTGACCGGGCGTACGGCGGAACTGCTTGCGCTGAAGCCGACCGGATCGGTGTTCCTGGGCTGTGCGCTGGAGGAGAAGGCCGACACCTGGGTACGCGAAGGTGGCGGGCTGGTCTTTCCGACCATCCCGGCGCTGCCGTTCGACGCGTACCGGGGGCGGTTGTACGACGCCGACGAGCTGTACGCCGGCCTCGAACAGGGGTATCACGCCACTCCGGACGCGCAGATCTACGCATGGTCACGGCAGCACGACGAGAAGGGCGACACCAGCCGTACGCTGGCCGCCGCGCTGCACGACCACGCGATCGCGGACGCGCTGAACGAGCTGCCCGACGACAAGCCGTGGGTCGGCGTCATGGGCGGTCACGGCGTACCGCGTGATTCGGCCGGCTATCGCGCGGCGGTGCTGCTGGGGCGTACGCTCGCCCGGCGCGGACGGGTGGTTGTCACGGGCGGTGGTCCGGGCGCGATGGAGGCCGCGAACCTGGGCGCTTCGCTGGCGTCGTACGACGATGCCGCCGTGGAAAGCGCGCTGGCGGAGCTGGCCGCCGTACCGTCGTTCCGGCCGTCGATCGGTGCCTGGGCCGGTGCAGGGCTGAGTGTGCGCTCGCGCTTCCCTGGCGACGGTGGCGTGTCCGTTCCGACCTGGTTCTACGGTCACGAGCCGCCGAACGTGTTCGCGTCGGCGATCGCGAAGTACTTCTCCAACGCGCTACGTGAGGACGTACTGCTCGGACGCGCTCGCGGCGGGATCATCTACCTTCCCGGCGCCGCGGGCACCGTGCAGGAGGTGTTCCAGGCGGTCACACCGAACTACTACGGCGACGCGGCCACCCAGATCCCACTCGTCCTTGTCAACGTCAACCACTGGACTGTGGAGCTGCCGGTCTGGCCGCTCCTGCAGTCACTGGCCACGGACCGCCCGATGCAGGCATCAGTCCGCTTGGTCGACTCGATCGACGAGGCCGCCGAGCTGGTGAGCTAG
- the frr gene encoding ribosome recycling factor, producing the protein MDEALRDAEQKMAKAVEVAKDDFAAIRTGRAHPQMFAGILADYYGSPTPLQQLAGFQVPEPRTVLISPYDKGAMTAIEKAIRDSDLGVNPGNDGAVIRVVLPALTEERRKEYIKVAKTKAEEARVSVRNIRRHAMDQVHKTVKDGDAGEDEGKSAEKRLDGLTKKFVDAIDELLKHKEAELLEV; encoded by the coding sequence ATCGACGAAGCTCTCCGCGATGCCGAGCAGAAGATGGCCAAGGCCGTGGAGGTTGCGAAGGACGACTTCGCCGCGATCCGCACCGGCCGCGCGCACCCGCAGATGTTCGCGGGCATCCTGGCCGACTACTACGGCAGCCCGACGCCGCTGCAGCAGCTGGCCGGGTTCCAGGTCCCGGAGCCCCGGACGGTGCTGATCTCGCCGTACGACAAGGGCGCGATGACGGCGATCGAGAAGGCGATCCGGGACTCGGACCTCGGGGTCAACCCGGGCAACGACGGCGCGGTGATCCGGGTGGTGCTGCCGGCGCTGACCGAGGAGCGCCGCAAGGAGTACATCAAGGTCGCGAAGACCAAGGCCGAGGAAGCTCGGGTTTCGGTCCGCAACATCCGCCGGCACGCCATGGACCAGGTCCACAAGACGGTCAAGGACGGCGACGCCGGTGAGGACGAGGGCAAGAGTGCTGAGAAGCGGCTCGACGGGTTGACGAAGAAGTTCGTCGACGCGATCGACGAGCTGCTCAAGCACAAGGAAGCCGAACTGCTCGAGGTGTGA
- a CDS encoding phosphatidate cytidylyltransferase, which translates to MGVESTPAPSPNPSRAGRNLPAAIAVGVGLGALILGSLYWEKVLFVVLVLVVVVVAVDEMMKALRTGGAEIPRIPLYVGTTAMLAAAYFGGPMALLVALGLTVLGTIFWRMPGGSVGFVRDVSAGVFLIGYVPLLAGFAILLVQPDADGPGRVVTFFLVTVASDVGGYVAGVLFGKHPMAPTISPKKSWEGFTGSALACIGAGIGAVVLLLDGNWWVGAIVGAVAVLTATVGDLGESMIKRDLGIKDMSNLLPGHGGVMDRLDSLLATAPVVWLLLHLLVKS; encoded by the coding sequence ATGGGCGTCGAGAGTACGCCCGCGCCGAGTCCCAACCCGAGCCGCGCCGGGCGGAACCTGCCCGCGGCGATCGCGGTCGGGGTGGGGCTGGGCGCGCTGATCCTCGGTTCCCTGTACTGGGAGAAGGTCCTCTTCGTCGTTCTGGTCCTGGTCGTCGTCGTGGTGGCGGTCGACGAGATGATGAAGGCCCTGCGGACCGGTGGCGCCGAGATCCCGCGGATCCCGTTGTACGTGGGCACGACCGCGATGCTGGCGGCGGCGTACTTCGGCGGCCCGATGGCTTTGCTGGTGGCGCTGGGTCTGACCGTGCTGGGCACGATCTTCTGGCGGATGCCGGGTGGTTCGGTCGGGTTCGTCCGGGATGTCAGCGCCGGGGTGTTCCTGATCGGTTACGTCCCGCTGCTGGCCGGGTTCGCGATTCTGCTGGTGCAGCCGGACGCCGACGGGCCGGGGCGAGTGGTGACGTTCTTCCTGGTCACGGTCGCGAGTGACGTCGGCGGGTACGTCGCGGGGGTGCTGTTCGGCAAGCATCCGATGGCGCCGACGATCAGCCCGAAGAAGTCCTGGGAGGGCTTCACCGGGTCCGCGCTGGCCTGTATCGGTGCCGGGATCGGCGCCGTCGTGCTGCTGCTGGACGGCAACTGGTGGGTCGGCGCGATCGTCGGCGCGGTCGCGGTGCTGACCGCGACGGTCGGCGACCTGGGCGAGTCGATGATCAAGCGCGACCTGGGCATCAAGGACATGTCGAACCTGCTGCCCGGTCACGGCGGCGTGATGGACCGGCTGGACTCGCTGCTGGCGACCGCGCCGGTGGTCTGGCTGCTGCTGCATCTGCTGGTGAAGTCATGA
- a CDS encoding DivIVA domain-containing protein: protein MLESGFTVRRSGQRYDCTAVDALVERLVATVERRSVGPDLTVADLRAAQFGTPMFGPGYAVEEVDNFLAEAERLLPARDGVAGQRAVAQSGRPVQGELTKPSFSRVRLREGYARDEVDAFVDRVLATVNGLPVDRPVTAQEILNTRFRTVRLSEGYDATEVDLFVDTTAARLDGMIGQ from the coding sequence ATGCTGGAATCCGGGTTCACCGTGCGCCGCTCCGGCCAGCGCTACGACTGCACGGCGGTCGACGCGCTGGTGGAGCGCCTGGTCGCGACTGTCGAGCGCCGGTCCGTCGGTCCGGACCTGACCGTGGCGGACCTCCGCGCGGCGCAGTTCGGGACGCCGATGTTCGGGCCCGGGTACGCGGTCGAGGAAGTGGACAACTTCCTGGCCGAGGCGGAGCGGCTGTTGCCCGCTCGCGACGGTGTGGCCGGTCAGCGAGCAGTTGCCCAGAGTGGCCGGCCGGTCCAGGGTGAGCTGACGAAGCCGAGCTTCTCCCGGGTGCGCCTGCGCGAAGGATACGCGCGGGACGAGGTGGATGCCTTCGTCGATCGGGTGCTGGCGACGGTCAACGGGCTGCCCGTGGATCGGCCGGTGACCGCGCAGGAGATCCTGAATACGCGGTTCCGGACGGTGCGCCTGAGTGAGGGATACGACGCCACCGAGGTCGACCTGTTCGTCGACACCACCGCCGCCCGGCTGGATGGGATGATCGGGCAGTGA
- the rlmN gene encoding 23S rRNA (adenine(2503)-C(2))-methyltransferase RlmN, with protein sequence MTTSLPLVFDEPRRAKKPPRHLADLSGEERRTAVAALGEPAFRANQLSNHYFSRLVSDPAEMTDLPAATRDKLVAELMPPLLTRVRDLECDNGETRKTLWKLLDGSLVESVLMRYPGRVTMCVSSQAGCGMACPFCATGQGGLTRNMTTAEIVEQVVDGARALARGEIAGGPGRVSNIVFMGMGEPMANYKAVIGAVRRFTDPSPEGLGISARGVTVSTVGLVPRINQLATEGIPVTLALSLHAPDDELRDELVPINNRWKVDEVLDAAWEYARQTKRRVSIEYAMIRDINDHAWRADLLAEKLSARGDWGWVHVNLIPLNPTPGSKWTASDPADEREFVRRLEAGGIPVTVRDTRGQEIDGACGQLAASES encoded by the coding sequence ATGACTACCTCGCTTCCCCTTGTCTTCGATGAGCCGCGCCGTGCCAAGAAGCCGCCGCGGCACCTCGCCGATCTGTCCGGGGAGGAGCGGCGTACGGCGGTGGCCGCGCTGGGCGAGCCCGCCTTCCGCGCCAACCAGCTGTCCAACCACTACTTCTCCCGGCTGGTGTCCGACCCGGCCGAGATGACCGATCTGCCGGCCGCGACCCGGGACAAGCTGGTCGCCGAGCTGATGCCGCCGCTGCTGACCCGGGTCCGGGACCTGGAGTGCGACAACGGCGAGACCCGGAAGACGCTGTGGAAGCTGCTGGACGGCTCGCTGGTCGAGTCGGTCCTGATGCGCTACCCGGGCCGCGTGACGATGTGCGTGTCCTCCCAGGCGGGCTGCGGGATGGCGTGCCCGTTCTGCGCGACCGGCCAGGGCGGTCTGACCCGGAACATGACGACCGCGGAGATCGTCGAGCAGGTAGTGGACGGTGCCCGCGCGCTGGCTCGCGGTGAGATCGCCGGTGGTCCGGGCCGGGTCTCGAACATCGTGTTCATGGGTATGGGCGAGCCGATGGCGAACTACAAGGCGGTGATCGGAGCCGTTCGCCGGTTCACCGATCCGTCGCCGGAGGGTCTGGGCATCTCCGCGCGCGGCGTGACCGTGTCGACGGTCGGTCTGGTGCCGCGGATCAACCAGCTCGCGACCGAGGGCATCCCGGTCACGCTGGCGCTGTCGCTGCACGCCCCGGACGACGAACTGCGGGACGAGCTGGTCCCGATCAACAACCGCTGGAAGGTCGACGAGGTGCTGGACGCCGCGTGGGAGTACGCGCGCCAGACCAAGCGTCGGGTCTCGATCGAGTACGCGATGATCCGCGACATCAACGACCACGCCTGGCGGGCGGATCTGCTCGCGGAGAAGCTGTCGGCGCGCGGCGACTGGGGCTGGGTACACGTCAACCTGATCCCGCTGAACCCGACGCCCGGCTCGAAGTGGACCGCCTCCGACCCGGCCGACGAGCGCGAGTTCGTGCGCCGCTTGGAGGCCGGTGGCATTCCGGTCACGGTCCGCGACACCCGCGGCCAGGAGATCGACGGCGCCTGCGGTCAGCTCGCCGCCAGCGAATCCTGA
- a CDS encoding aspartate aminotransferase family protein codes for MTHAELWERHKAVMPAWLALYYEEPIEIVQGSGRRVTDGEGTTYLDFFAGILTNAIGYDIAEISDAVREQLGSGIAHTSTVYLIRKQVELAEQIAELSGIPNAKVFFANSGTEANETALLLATQARRSNQVLAMRNSYHGRAFGTVAITGNRGWSASSLSPVNVQYLQGAYRYRSPFRDLPDAEYVKVCVDDLRNVIETTTSGDVACLIAEPIQGVGGFSSPPDGLYAAFKEVLDEYGILFISDEVQTGWGRTGDHFWGIQAHGVVPDAMTFAKGLGNGFAIGGVVATAGLMDSIQANSLSTFGGNPISTTAAKATIDYLLDKDLQANAAKRGAQLVDGLRGISDEYPELGDVRGKGLMLAAEIVKPDDNSPDPAATAKLQQETKDRGLLVGKGGLYGNVLRMAPPMTLTEEEATEALEIIRDSFGTLR; via the coding sequence ATGACACATGCGGAGCTCTGGGAACGACACAAGGCCGTCATGCCGGCTTGGCTCGCGTTGTACTACGAAGAGCCGATCGAGATCGTGCAGGGGTCCGGCCGCCGGGTCACCGACGGTGAGGGGACGACGTACCTGGACTTCTTCGCCGGCATCCTGACCAACGCGATCGGCTACGACATCGCGGAGATCTCCGATGCCGTCCGCGAGCAGCTCGGCTCCGGCATCGCGCACACCTCGACGGTGTACCTGATCCGGAAGCAGGTCGAGCTGGCCGAGCAGATCGCCGAGTTGTCCGGGATTCCGAACGCGAAGGTGTTCTTCGCCAACTCGGGCACCGAGGCGAACGAGACGGCCCTGCTGCTCGCGACCCAGGCCCGCCGCTCCAACCAGGTGCTGGCGATGCGCAACTCGTACCACGGCCGCGCGTTCGGCACGGTGGCGATCACCGGCAACCGGGGCTGGTCGGCGAGCAGCCTGTCGCCGGTGAACGTGCAGTACCTGCAAGGCGCGTACCGGTATCGCAGCCCGTTCCGCGACCTGCCGGACGCCGAGTACGTGAAGGTGTGCGTCGACGATCTGCGCAACGTCATCGAGACCACCACCTCGGGCGATGTGGCCTGTCTGATCGCGGAGCCGATCCAGGGCGTCGGCGGCTTCTCGTCCCCGCCGGACGGGCTGTACGCCGCGTTCAAGGAGGTCCTGGACGAGTACGGCATCCTGTTCATCTCCGACGAGGTGCAGACCGGCTGGGGCCGGACCGGTGATCACTTCTGGGGCATCCAGGCACACGGCGTCGTACCGGACGCGATGACGTTCGCGAAGGGGCTCGGCAACGGGTTCGCGATCGGCGGTGTGGTCGCGACGGCCGGGTTGATGGACAGCATCCAGGCGAACTCGCTGTCCACCTTCGGCGGTAACCCGATCTCGACCACGGCGGCGAAGGCGACGATCGACTACCTGCTGGACAAGGACCTGCAGGCGAACGCGGCCAAGCGTGGTGCCCAGCTGGTCGACGGTCTGCGTGGCATCTCCGACGAGTACCCCGAGCTCGGCGACGTCCGTGGCAAGGGCCTGATGCTGGCCGCGGAGATCGTCAAGCCCGACGACAACAGCCCCGACCCGGCGGCGACCGCCAAGCTCCAGCAGGAGACCAAGGACCGCGGGCTTCTGGTCGGCAAGGGCGGGCTCTACGGCAACGTACTCCGGATGGCGCCGCCGATGACGCTGACCGAGGAGGAAGCCACCGAGGCGCTGGAGATCATCCGCGACTCGTTCGGCACGCTGCGCTGA